A window of Mangifera indica cultivar Alphonso chromosome 13, CATAS_Mindica_2.1, whole genome shotgun sequence contains these coding sequences:
- the LOC123195295 gene encoding vacuolar protein sorting-associated protein 32 homolog 2-like, whose product MFNRLFGKPKQEANALTTIDKLTETLEMLEKKEKVLLKKASAEVERAKEYSKAKNKRAAIQCLKRKRLYEQQIEQLGNFQLRIHDQMIMLEGAKATTETVDALRTGAAAMKAMQKATNIDDVDKTMDEINEQTENMKQIQEALSTPIGSAADFDEDELEAELEELEGAELEEQLLEPIVTAPAAPVQVPAGRQQAHPVPRKRTAEEDELAALQAEMAL is encoded by the exons ATGTTTAATCGGCTTTTTGGGAAACCTAAACAGGAAGCCAATGCTCTAACTACGATTGACAAGTTAACTGAG ACTCTTGAAATGCTTGAGAAAAAGGAGAAAGTTCTCCTTAAAAAGGCCTCTGCAGAGGTTGAAAGGGCCAAGGAATACTCCAAAGCAAAGAACAAAAGAG CTGCCATACAATGTTTGAAGAGGAAGAGGCTATATGAACAACAAATAGAGCAGCTTGGAAATTTTCAGTTGCGCATTCATGATCAG ATGATTATGTTAGAGGGTGCTAAAGCCACAACTGAGACTGTGGATGCATTGAGGACGGGAGCAGCTGCCATGAAGGCAATGCAGAAAGCAAC GAATATAGATGATGTTGACAAGACCATGGATGAGATCAATGAGCAGACTGAGAACATGAAACAGATCCAGGAAGCATTGTCAACTCCTATTGGCTCAGCTGCCGATTTTGATGAG GATGAGTTGGAAGCAGAACTTGAAGAATTGGAAGGTGCAGAGTTGGAAGAACAGCTTCTTGAGCCTATAGTCACAGCTCCAGCAGCTCCAGTGCAAGTTCCTGCTGGCAGGCAACAAGCTCACCCTGTTCCACGGAAGCGGACGGCTGAGGAAGATGAACTTGCTGCCTTGCAAGCTGAGATGGCACTTTAA